A window from Glandiceps talaboti chromosome 15, keGlaTala1.1, whole genome shotgun sequence encodes these proteins:
- the LOC144446091 gene encoding ATP synthase F(0) complex subunit e, mitochondrial-like, whose protein sequence is MMAPAAVAVSPLIKAARYTALLGGIFYGGRRQVQLQRGEDQKKAILEKEKVKKDKLEAAAKTEGDSILQ, encoded by the exons ATGATGGCCCCTGCAGCGGTAGCAGTATCGCCTCTTATAAag GCAGCAAGGTATACAGCTTTGCTAGGAGGAATCTTCTATGGGGGTAGGAGACAAG TTCAATTACAAAGAGGAGAAGACCAAAAGAAAGCCATCCTTGAAAAAGAAAAGGTTAAGAAAGATAAACTGGAAGCAGCTGCCAAAACAG AGGGTGATAGCATTCTACAATAA
- the LOC144446647 gene encoding dynein axonemal assembly factor 9-like has translation MPLKRPSSARRNINQETFSAAVSCARLRNIQSVLNSGTVSSAKSPDAILCIFGIDSRYNDGTDELVNYLLFGFFDLRKDEIESCGYPQETIDDLVFLIKKDSVHVYCNPVNYLYLLPYIAHWRNLRIHCMTETEYDDEEAAEEFKIYSFIEMVKDCSTIGIPYSARGHPHPFDPFTVEKWPVVQAFALEGFGGGGFFTMKHEVVDVSEAVHHMYSVIDPVNLEVLVTEHVPLFERQWKSMLTNVDIEHPSGLGKLVESTILEPLKSYYNHGHVSPMEGEMNIKQPFVLFGTQSNKSRLETARKNSIAHDTVVSEAGIDGRYPTHMVCQAVSPRGPVTCSRTYFFSSGHIPYPVSGGAGDLMREKTDLSILNRMYVEAINAVMTAIQTYSKTLSAQKAEKLLIETFKKGCETHKLPINSAFFTSREHVEFNIEAVDMHGQQILLKEGQSLPFIKVAQLSVYDIPSYEYSGKTLGSIVFSETFQESRLKVMHPDESLTMDSQFLILTDHIPRYVSWAASENDIQLSQEVQAFIKNSGESNYGKVLVNGESALMVGNKQLCVPDEGKIFVYENGLVFLHSRFGPIVLPKSHMEKIQLYDGDSPSVVALIIITYKGSFWQWLPMQCQDREHTMIFSLTPRTKGYRAFYSEVLSLWKTSSEEPKLVMLEELPEKHCELHNQLQTEYMVTNVSSTKRITPLMKAKAVLGNLTNFLDHMTVTSLGNKSVPYVELPAILNQPFDSGNFADEIIITIVSGIPGSHKENLCNTLTNLAKEQSRWVTLKQPLDYVDEFTAESLQSSLSTIVAANRKRGVRASSSSRMKQRVLVMTPGFTDVLEVVQAIACHPDSDVGRLLKIGAVTACVDPLNCFMTHRYTFPKLLENCSEGWVNNILLTSSTEPKNTDLNAIQQLLRSVNSNMAFMLANHGEVTRSQDIDLILSESAFTEGRMIRQRYLSCPEWSLDEFHSGTMLPQMMEVCLRFNPPLERYRLQNKLRSLRNSLVKHPFNGNIYSVRGRVRFTDSGIKATEFRFATQSGYMLMTLAEVQPTPPPPPPTQSASNGPVTPAEQGGMNFVVFTGVGLEESQLKDWLKACAKQKPQRKEHRTKETLTKQEMKNIHTKHHLDPLPEGWFYNGLQFVSMGGDKSSSHPDMDKFIGDYLNSVNQQVDSYNQRIDQQTFVDLFDE, from the exons ATGCCACTGAAGAGACCCTCCTCAGCCCGCAGGAATATTAACCAGGAAACCTTCAGCGCAGCTGTCAG TTGTGCAAGACTGCGTAACATCCAGTCAGTGTTAAACAGTGGGACTGTTTCCAGTGCTAAGAGTCCTGATGCTATCCTCTGTATATTTGGTATTGACAGTAG gTATAATGATGGAACAGATGAACTGGTCAactatttattatttggtttcTTTGACTTAAGAAAAGATGAAATTGAAAG TTGCGGATATCCCCAAGAAACCATAGATG ACTTAGTCTTCCTCATCAAGAAAGACAGCGTTCATGTCTATTGTAACCCAGTCAACTACCTGTACTTACTTCCATATATTGCACACTGGAGAAACTTACGTATTCATTGCATGACGGAGACTGAG TATGATGATGAGGAAGCTGCAGAGGAGTTCAAGATATACAGTTTTATTGAGATGGTCAAAGATTGTTCTACCATTGGAATTCCCTACAGTGCAAGAG GACATCCACATCCATTTGACCCATTTACTGTTGAAAAGTGGCCTGTTGTACAGGCATTTGCTTTGGAAGGTTTTGGAGG TGGTGGCTTCTTCACAATGAAACATGAG GTTGTTGATGTGAGTGAGGCAGTgcatcacatgtacagtgtcaTTGATCCTGTCAACCTAGAAGTATTGGTTACTGAACATGTACCTTTGTTTGAACGTCAATGGAAGTCCATGCTGACAAATGTGGACATTGAACA TCCATCAGGTTTAGGCAAACTGGTAGAGTCTACAATTTTAGAG CCATTGAAGAGTTATTACAACCATGGACATGTATCACCAATGGAAGGAGAGATGAA TATCAAGCAACCCTTTGTACTGTTTGGTACTCAAAGTAATAAAAGCAGACTGGAGACAGCTAGAAAAAACAGCATTGCACACGATACTGTAGTCAGTGAAGCTGGTATTGATGGCAGATATCCTACACACATG GTTTGTCAAGCCGTATCACCAAGGGGTCCAGTGACATGTTCCAGAACATATTTCTTCAGTAGTGGACATATTCCATATCCAG TATCAGGAGGAGCTGGAGACTTGATGAGAGAGAAAACTGATCTGAG TATTCTGAACAGAATGTATGTTGAAGCTATAAATGCAGTGATGACAGCCATTCAGACTTACTCTAAAACACTCAGTGCTCAGAAG GCGGAGAAACTTCTGATTGAGACTTTCAAGAAAGGATGTGAGACACACAAACTGCCCATAAATAGTGCATTCTTTACATCAAG AGAACATGTTGAATTCAACATAGAAGCTGTCGACATGCACGGACAGCAGATTTTACTCAAAGAAGGCCAGTCATTGCCATTCATCAAAGTA GCTCAGCTGTCTGTTTATGATATCCCAAGTTATGAATACAGTGGTAAAACACTAGGCTCCATCGTGTTCTCAGAAACATTCCAAGAATCCAGACTTAAAGTGATGCATCCTG aTGAGTCATTGACGATGGATAGTCAGTTCCTCATTTTGACAGATCACATCCCAAGATACGTATCCTGGGCA GCATCAGAAAATGACATCCAATTATCTCAGGAAGTCCAGGCTTTTATCAAA AATTCTGGTGAAAGCAACTATGGTAAAGTGCTAGTTAATGGAGAGTCTGCCCTCATGGTtggaaacaaacagttgtgtgTTCCTGATGAAG GTAAgatatttgtgtatgagaatggaCTGGTCTTCCTTCATTCAAGATTTGGACCAATTGTATTACCTAAATCTCACATGGAAAAAATCCAGCTGTATGACGGG GATTCTCCCAGTGTAGTGGCCCTGATAATCATAACCTACAAAGGTTCCTTTTGGCAGtggcttcccatgcaatgtcaGGATAGAGAGCATACCATGATATTTTCACTGACTCCAAGAACTAAAGGTTACAGAGCATTCTATTCAGAG GTCCTGTCATTGTGGAAGACATCAAGTGAAGAACCAAAGCTGGTAATGTTAGAAGAGTTACCAGAAAAACATTGTGAACT ACACAACCAACTTCAAACTGAATACATGGTCACAAATGTGTCTTCAACCAAGCGTATTACGCCATTAATGAAAGCTAAGGCAGTACTTGGTAATCTTACAAA cTTTCTGGACCACATGACGGTAACCAGTCTAGGCAACAAGTCAGTCCCGTATGTTGAACTGCCAGCCATTCTAAATCAACCATTTGACTCAGGGAATTTCGCCGATGAG ATAATCATTACCATAGTATCAGGTATACCAGGAAGTCACAAAGAAAACCTGTGCAACACACTGACAAACTTAGCTAAAGAGCAAAGCAG ATGGGTGACTTTGAAACAACCATTGGACTATGTGGATGAATTCACTGCTGAAAGTCTACAAAGTTCGTTGTCAACAATTGTTGCTGCTAACAGGAAACGTGGTGTCAGAGCTAGCTCATCATCCAGAATGAAACAAAGAGTACTTGTAATGACTCCAGG ATTCACTGATGTATTAGAAGTAGTGCAAGCCATTGCCTGTCACCCAGACTCTGATGTAGGCAGACTTTTAAAGATTGGTGCAGTCACTGCCTGTGTTGATCCCCTCAATTGTTTCATGACACACAG ATATACTTTTCCAAAATTACTGGAAAACTGTTCTGAAGGCTGGGTTAATAATATACTGCTGACAAGTTCTACAGAACCCAAG AACACGGATTTGAATGCAATCCAGCAGTTGCTGCGATCAGTTAATTCTAATATGGCATTTATGCTGGCAAACCATGGAGAAGTCACAAG ATCACAAGACATTGATCTAATATTGTCAGAGTCTGCCTTTACTGAAGGTAGAATGATCAGACAAAGATACCTGTCATGCCCAGAATG GTCATTGGATGAGTTTCATTCAGGTACTATGCTACCACAGATGATGGAGGTCTGTCTGAGATTCAATCCACCATTGGAAAGGTACAGACTACAGAACAAACTGAGAAGTTTGAGAAATTCCCTCGTCAAACATCCTTTCAATGGTAACATCTACAGTGTTAGAGGCAGGGTCAGATTTACCG ATTCAGGAATCAAAGCAACAGAGTTTAGGTTTGCAACCCAAAGTGGATACATGTTAATGACTCTAGCTGAAGTGCAGCCAACCCCTCCACCACCGCCACCAACACAGTCAGCATCAAATGGACCTGTAACTCCAGCAGAGCAAGGTGGTATGAATTTTGTAGTATTCACTGGTGTTGGACTGGAAGAAAGTCAACTCAAAGATTGGCTCAAAGCATGTGCTAAACAG AAGCCACAGAGGAAAGAACACAGAACAAAAGAAACTCTAACGAAGCAAGAGATgaagaacatacat ACAAAACATCATTTGGATCCCTTACCTGAAGGCTGGTTTTACAACGGACTTCAGTTTGTCAGCATGGGTGGTGACAAGTCATCCTCTCACCCAG ACATGGACAAATTTATTGGGGACTATCTAAACAGTGTAAACCAACAGGTTGATAGCTACAACCAACGGATTGATCAGCAAACATTTGTGGATCTGTTTGATGAATAA